One part of the Halobellus ruber genome encodes these proteins:
- a CDS encoding excinuclease ABC subunit C — translation MDRSDLRDRAAELPTDPGVYQFLDGDDVLYVGKAVDLRDRVRSYADPRGERIRRMVARAEEIDVAVTDTETQALLLEANLIKRHQPRYNVRLKDDKSYPLVQLTDHPIPRIEITRDPDPGATVFGPFTDKGRVETVVKALRETYGLRGCSDHKYAGRDRPCLDYEVGLCTAPCTGEIDDSAYGDDVESVVRFFEGETGVLADPLRDAMATAAEAEQFERAANLRDRLDAVESFHGAGEEAVSARTDERAVDVLGVAVEGDTATVARLHSERGQLVDRSRHRLDAPEGGERSAAVLTAFLTQYYAERELPDAILTSERPDDSDVVAWLNAQGVEVRVPGAGREAKLVDLALKNARSGPERDDEVGALADALGLASADRIEGFDVSHAGGDAVVGSDVCFADGAAEKSEYRRKRLSDGNDDYASMRELLRWRAERAVAGRDDRPDPDLLLIDGGDGQLGAARDALSETGWDVPAVALAKEQELVVTPDGVHDWDSDDPALHLLQRVRDEAHRFAVQYHQTLRDDVRTVLEDVPGVGPETREALLRRFGSVENVRSASAADLTDVPGVGEKTARTIRERL, via the coding sequence ATGGACCGAAGCGACCTCCGCGACCGCGCCGCGGAGCTACCGACCGACCCCGGCGTCTACCAGTTCCTCGACGGCGACGACGTCCTCTACGTCGGGAAGGCGGTCGACCTCCGCGATCGGGTCCGGTCGTACGCGGACCCGCGGGGCGAACGGATCCGGCGGATGGTCGCCCGGGCCGAGGAGATCGACGTCGCCGTCACCGATACCGAGACGCAGGCGCTGCTGCTCGAGGCGAACCTGATCAAGCGTCACCAGCCGCGGTACAACGTCCGGCTGAAGGACGACAAGTCCTACCCGCTGGTCCAGCTCACCGACCACCCGATCCCCCGGATCGAAATCACCCGCGATCCCGACCCCGGTGCGACCGTCTTCGGCCCGTTCACCGACAAGGGCCGGGTCGAGACGGTCGTGAAAGCGCTCCGGGAGACCTACGGCCTCCGCGGGTGTTCGGACCACAAGTACGCCGGCCGCGACCGCCCGTGTCTCGACTACGAGGTCGGGCTGTGTACCGCCCCCTGTACCGGCGAGATCGACGACTCGGCGTACGGCGACGACGTCGAATCAGTGGTCCGGTTCTTCGAGGGCGAGACCGGGGTGCTCGCGGACCCGCTCCGGGACGCGATGGCGACCGCCGCGGAGGCAGAGCAGTTCGAGCGCGCCGCCAACCTCAGGGACCGGCTCGACGCGGTCGAGTCGTTCCACGGCGCGGGCGAGGAGGCCGTCTCCGCCCGCACCGACGAGCGTGCGGTCGACGTACTCGGCGTCGCGGTCGAGGGCGACACCGCGACTGTCGCACGGCTCCACAGCGAGCGTGGCCAGCTGGTCGACCGCTCGCGGCACCGGCTCGACGCGCCCGAGGGCGGCGAGCGGTCGGCGGCCGTGCTCACGGCGTTTCTGACGCAGTACTACGCCGAACGCGAACTCCCGGACGCGATCCTCACCTCCGAGCGGCCGGACGACAGCGACGTGGTCGCGTGGCTGAACGCCCAGGGCGTCGAGGTCCGCGTTCCCGGCGCCGGACGGGAGGCGAAGCTGGTGGATCTCGCGCTGAAGAACGCCCGGAGCGGCCCGGAGCGCGACGACGAGGTCGGGGCGCTGGCGGACGCACTGGGGCTCGCTTCCGCTGACCGGATCGAGGGGTTCGACGTGAGCCACGCCGGCGGTGACGCCGTCGTCGGGAGCGACGTCTGCTTCGCCGACGGGGCGGCCGAGAAGTCCGAGTACCGCCGGAAGCGACTCTCCGACGGCAACGACGATTACGCGTCGATGCGGGAGCTCCTCCGGTGGCGGGCCGAACGCGCCGTGGCGGGCCGCGACGACCGACCCGACCCGGACCTGCTTTTGATCGACGGCGGCGACGGCCAGCTGGGGGCGGCCCGCGACGCGCTCTCGGAGACCGGCTGGGACGTGCCGGCGGTCGCCCTGGCGAAAGAGCAGGAGCTCGTGGTTACCCCCGACGGCGTCCACGACTGGGACAGCGACGATCCGGCGTTACATCTCCTCCAGCGGGTCCGCGACGAGGCGCACCGCTTCGCCGTCCAGTACCACCAGACCCTCCGCGACGACGTCCGGACCGTCCTCGAAGACGTCCCCGGTGTCGGCCCCGAAACCCGGGAGGCGCTGCTCCGGCGGTTCGGCAGCGTCGAGAACGTCCGGTCGGCGTCGGCCGCGGATCTGACGGACGTCCCGGGCGTCGGCGAGAAGACCGCGCGGACGATCCGCGAGCGGCTATGA
- a CDS encoding ABC transporter permease, translating into MSWQAVARKEFRDAIRSRWLHGSTLFFALFLGGAAALFFGVLIGPEGRQVSNLFGFFANLGVFSFSFPGLLALVLGFIALSTSYGSITGERETGSIKLLLSLPNSRLDAVVGKFLGRSAVVVAALLAGFLFVFVVLVATGTRLQLGSFVPQVALTALLGMAFVSIGLGISALAGSNREATLATMGLYLIFAVLWGSVSEGIPKLINYAAEQMGVGGVSELTRVKLGVFLKYLNPLKAYETLAAELYYSPAQARLVSATFGEQTVLGPVFQESIPFYFSGGFLFVVLLLWIVLPVAVGYWAFERDDL; encoded by the coding sequence ATGAGCTGGCAGGCCGTCGCCCGCAAGGAGTTCCGCGACGCGATCCGGTCGCGGTGGCTCCACGGGTCGACGCTCTTTTTCGCGCTGTTCCTCGGTGGAGCCGCCGCGCTGTTTTTCGGCGTGCTCATCGGGCCGGAAGGCCGACAGGTATCGAACCTGTTCGGCTTCTTTGCCAATCTCGGGGTGTTCAGCTTCTCGTTCCCCGGACTGCTCGCCTTGGTTCTGGGGTTCATCGCGCTGTCGACGTCGTACGGCTCGATCACCGGCGAACGCGAGACGGGGTCGATCAAGCTCCTGCTGTCGCTGCCGAACTCCCGGCTCGACGCCGTGGTCGGGAAGTTCCTCGGCCGGTCGGCGGTGGTGGTCGCCGCCTTGCTAGCCGGGTTCCTGTTCGTGTTCGTCGTCCTCGTCGCGACCGGAACCCGGTTGCAACTCGGCTCCTTCGTGCCGCAGGTCGCGCTCACCGCCCTGTTGGGGATGGCGTTCGTCTCGATCGGCCTCGGAATCTCCGCGCTCGCGGGCTCGAACCGCGAGGCCACGCTCGCGACGATGGGGCTGTACCTCATCTTCGCGGTGCTTTGGGGGTCGGTCTCCGAGGGGATCCCGAAGCTCATCAACTACGCCGCAGAGCAGATGGGGGTAGGCGGCGTCTCGGAGCTCACCCGGGTGAAGCTCGGCGTCTTCCTCAAATACCTGAACCCGCTGAAAGCGTACGAAACGCTCGCCGCGGAGCTGTACTACAGCCCGGCGCAGGCGCGGCTGGTGAGCGCGACCTTCGGCGAACAGACCGTGCTCGGGCCGGTGTTCCAGGAGTCGATCCCGTTTTACTTCTCGGGGGGGTTCCTCTTCGTCGTCCTGCTTCTGTGGATCGTCCTCCCGGTCGCCGTGGGGTACTGGGCGTTCGAGCGCGACGACCTGTAG
- the mdh gene encoding malate dehydrogenase, whose product MTKVSVVGAAGTVGAAAGYNLALRDVVDELVFVDIPDKEDETIGQAADANHGIAYDSNTEVLQGGYEDTAGSDVVVITAGIPRQPGQTRIDLAGDNAPIMEDIGSSLAEYNDEFVSVTTSNPVDLLNRHLYEAGDRDRHQVIGFGGRLDSARFRYVLSQRFDAPVRNVEATILGEHGDAQVPVFSKVRVGGADPDFDADEREGILGDLQESAMDVIERKGATQWGPATGVAHTVEAILRDTGEVLPASIPLDGEFGYDDTAVGVPVKLGADGVEEVVEWDLDDYEHELLDEAAAKLSEQYAEIA is encoded by the coding sequence ATGACGAAAGTAAGCGTTGTCGGTGCCGCCGGCACGGTCGGCGCCGCCGCCGGGTACAACCTCGCGCTCCGGGACGTCGTCGACGAACTCGTCTTCGTCGACATCCCCGACAAGGAAGACGAGACGATCGGACAGGCCGCGGACGCGAACCACGGGATCGCATACGACTCGAACACCGAGGTCCTGCAGGGCGGCTACGAGGACACCGCGGGGTCGGACGTGGTGGTCATCACCGCCGGGATCCCGCGGCAGCCCGGACAGACCCGGATCGACCTCGCGGGCGACAACGCGCCGATCATGGAGGACATCGGGTCGTCGCTCGCGGAGTACAACGACGAGTTCGTCTCGGTAACGACCTCGAACCCGGTGGACCTGCTGAACCGCCACCTCTACGAGGCCGGCGACCGCGACCGCCACCAGGTGATCGGCTTCGGCGGCCGGCTGGACTCCGCGCGCTTCCGGTACGTGCTGAGCCAGCGGTTCGACGCGCCCGTGCGGAACGTCGAGGCGACGATCCTCGGCGAGCACGGCGACGCGCAGGTCCCCGTCTTCTCGAAAGTCCGGGTCGGCGGCGCGGATCCCGACTTCGACGCAGACGAACGCGAGGGGATCCTCGGCGACCTCCAGGAGTCCGCGATGGACGTCATCGAGCGGAAGGGCGCGACGCAGTGGGGCCCCGCGACGGGCGTCGCCCACACGGTCGAGGCGATCCTCCGCGACACGGGCGAGGTGCTCCCGGCGTCGATCCCGCTCGACGGCGAGTTCGGTTACGACGACACCGCGGTCGGCGTCCCCGTCAAACTCGGTGCCGACGGCGTCGAGGAGGTCGTCGAGTGGGACCTCGACGACTACGAGCACGAGTTGCTGGACGAGGCCGCCGCGAAGCTCTCCGAGCAGTACGCGGAGATCGCGTAA
- a CDS encoding ABC transporter ATP-binding protein yields MAAIELDGVTKRFDDVTAVSDLSLTVEEGEVFGFLGPNGAGKSTTINLLLDFVRPTSGTVTVLGHDAREESVAVRERTGVLPEGFDVYDRLTGRAHVEFAVDSKESDADPDAVLERVGLADAADRKAGGYSKGMRQRLALAMALVGDPDLLILDEPSSGLDPAGAKEMREIVLSEAGRGTTVFFSSHILEQVESVCDRVGILRAGELVAVDSIDGLRAASDADATLRISVGAAVDDGLLAEIRGLAGVSSVDRDGDVLQVGCDSDAKTTVVTTLEDDGVPVEDFSTQETSLEDLFLSYTEAESAEESVDGDEKTAETDGETGSAEVSR; encoded by the coding sequence ATGGCCGCCATCGAACTCGACGGAGTGACGAAGCGGTTCGACGACGTCACCGCCGTCTCGGACCTCTCTTTGACCGTCGAAGAGGGGGAGGTGTTCGGCTTCCTCGGCCCTAACGGCGCCGGGAAGTCGACGACGATCAACCTCCTCCTCGACTTCGTCCGTCCCACCTCGGGGACGGTGACCGTCCTGGGGCACGACGCCCGCGAGGAGAGCGTCGCAGTGCGGGAACGCACCGGCGTCCTTCCCGAGGGGTTCGACGTGTACGACCGGCTGACCGGCCGCGCACACGTCGAGTTCGCGGTCGACTCGAAGGAGTCCGACGCCGACCCCGACGCCGTGTTGGAACGGGTCGGCCTCGCCGACGCCGCAGACCGGAAGGCCGGCGGGTACTCGAAGGGGATGCGCCAGCGGCTCGCGCTCGCGATGGCGCTTGTCGGCGACCCGGACCTCCTGATCCTCGACGAGCCCTCCTCGGGGCTGGACCCCGCCGGCGCGAAGGAGATGCGGGAGATCGTGCTCTCGGAGGCCGGCCGCGGCACCACAGTGTTCTTCTCGAGCCACATCCTCGAACAGGTCGAGTCAGTCTGCGACCGGGTCGGCATCCTCCGCGCCGGCGAACTCGTCGCCGTCGACTCCATCGACGGGCTCCGGGCGGCGTCGGACGCCGACGCGACGCTTCGGATCTCCGTCGGCGCGGCGGTCGACGACGGCCTGCTCGCCGAGATCCGTGGGTTGGCCGGCGTCAGCAGCGTCGACCGCGACGGCGACGTGCTCCAGGTGGGGTGCGACAGCGACGCAAAGACGACTGTCGTCACTACCCTGGAGGACGACGGCGTTCCGGTCGAGGACTTCAGCACACAGGAAACCTCGCTGGAGGACCTGTTCCTCTCGTACACCGAGGCCGAGTCGGCGGAGGAATCGGTCGACGGCGACGAAAAGACCGCCGAGACGGACGGCGAGACCGGAAGCGCAGAGGTGTCCCGATGA
- the ligA gene encoding NAD-dependent DNA ligase LigA, whose amino-acid sequence MSDEPSPPRTESGTDPKHADPDNPYLRDPDLDFDPVESLSREAAESEAEDLRAAIREHDRRYYVHADPLVSDRAYDELFARLQALEDEFDLSTDGSPTQRVGGEPLDELDTVEHVAPMLSIQQSTDADDLREFDRRVREAVADADYVCEPKFDGLSVEIVYEDGAYVRAATRGDGEYGDDVTAQVRTIRSVPLSLAGDPPDRLAVRGEVFFPRDAFQEHNRERVKRGEEPFANPRNAAAGTLRQLDPSVVADRPLDCFVYDILDASAMPPSQRVALDRLREWGFHVADRIDVVDSVEAAIDYRDALLADREELNYEIDGTVIKVDDRDARERLGATARAVRWAFAYKFPPRASVTRVTDIVVQVGRTGRLTPVALLDPVDVGGVTVSRASLHNPEEIERLGVGVGDEVRVRRAGDVIPEVAEVTEHRADGTFDFPETCPVCDSPVERDGPLAFCSGGLTCDAQLVRAVVHYGSRDALDIDGLGEERVQQLVDVGVVSSLPDLYRLDVDDLVDLDGWGETSAENLIDAVDAARSPPLPDFLVALGIPEVGGSTARNLAREFGDLDSVLSATEAELQAVDDVGPTVAERIRKFLDNDRNRSVIAGLREAGVEPEPVETDAGDALDGLTFVFTGSLSVTRDAAADLIERHGGTVTGSVSGNTDYLVVGGNPGRTKRDDAADNDVPTLDEDALADLLADRGIDYPPEESA is encoded by the coding sequence ATGAGCGACGAGCCGTCGCCCCCGCGCACGGAGAGTGGGACCGACCCGAAACACGCCGACCCCGACAACCCGTACCTCCGGGACCCCGACCTCGATTTCGACCCCGTGGAATCGCTGTCCCGCGAGGCCGCCGAGTCCGAGGCCGAAGACCTCAGGGCCGCGATCCGCGAACACGACCGGCGGTACTACGTCCACGCGGACCCGCTGGTCTCGGATCGCGCCTACGACGAGTTGTTCGCGCGGCTCCAGGCCTTAGAGGACGAGTTCGACCTCTCGACCGACGGAAGCCCCACCCAGCGCGTCGGCGGCGAGCCGCTCGACGAGCTCGACACGGTCGAACACGTCGCGCCGATGCTGTCGATCCAGCAGTCCACCGACGCCGACGATCTCCGGGAGTTCGACCGCCGGGTGCGGGAGGCGGTCGCCGACGCCGACTACGTCTGTGAGCCGAAGTTCGACGGGCTCTCCGTCGAGATCGTCTACGAGGACGGGGCGTACGTCCGGGCGGCCACCCGCGGGGACGGCGAGTACGGCGACGACGTGACCGCGCAGGTTCGAACCATCCGCTCTGTCCCGCTCTCGCTCGCCGGCGACCCGCCGGACCGGCTGGCGGTCCGTGGGGAGGTGTTCTTCCCCCGGGACGCCTTCCAGGAGCACAACCGCGAGCGGGTAAAGCGAGGGGAGGAGCCGTTCGCGAACCCCCGGAACGCCGCCGCGGGGACGCTCCGGCAGCTCGACCCCTCGGTCGTCGCCGACCGCCCGCTCGATTGCTTCGTCTACGATATCCTGGACGCCAGCGCGATGCCGCCCTCACAGCGCGTCGCACTCGATCGGCTCCGCGAGTGGGGGTTCCACGTCGCCGACCGGATCGACGTCGTCGACTCCGTCGAGGCGGCGATCGACTACCGCGACGCCCTGCTCGCCGATCGCGAGGAGCTGAACTACGAGATCGACGGGACCGTGATCAAGGTCGACGACCGCGACGCCCGCGAGCGGCTGGGAGCGACCGCCCGGGCGGTCCGGTGGGCGTTCGCCTACAAGTTCCCGCCGCGGGCCTCCGTCACCCGCGTCACCGACATCGTCGTCCAGGTCGGCCGAACCGGACGGCTCACCCCGGTCGCACTGCTGGATCCCGTCGACGTCGGCGGGGTGACGGTCTCGCGGGCGTCGCTCCACAACCCCGAGGAGATCGAGCGGCTGGGCGTCGGTGTCGGCGACGAGGTCCGGGTCCGACGTGCGGGCGACGTGATCCCGGAGGTCGCGGAGGTCACCGAGCACCGCGCCGACGGCACCTTCGACTTCCCGGAGACCTGCCCGGTCTGCGACAGCCCCGTCGAGCGCGACGGGCCGCTGGCGTTCTGTTCGGGCGGGCTCACGTGCGACGCCCAGTTGGTCCGCGCCGTGGTCCACTACGGCAGCCGCGACGCCCTCGACATCGACGGGCTCGGCGAGGAGCGGGTACAGCAACTCGTCGACGTCGGCGTCGTCTCCTCGCTACCGGACCTCTACCGGCTCGACGTCGACGACCTCGTCGACCTCGACGGGTGGGGCGAGACGAGCGCCGAGAACCTGATCGACGCGGTCGACGCCGCGCGGTCGCCGCCGCTCCCGGACTTCCTCGTCGCGCTCGGGATCCCGGAGGTCGGCGGGAGCACCGCCCGGAACCTCGCCCGCGAGTTCGGCGACCTCGACAGCGTGCTGTCGGCGACCGAGGCGGAACTCCAGGCGGTCGACGACGTCGGCCCCACCGTGGCCGAACGGATCCGGAAGTTCCTCGACAACGACCGGAACCGCTCGGTGATCGCGGGGCTCCGCGAGGCCGGCGTCGAGCCCGAGCCGGTCGAGACCGACGCGGGCGACGCCCTCGACGGGCTGACGTTCGTCTTCACGGGGTCGCTGTCGGTGACGCGGGACGCCGCGGCCGACCTGATCGAGCGCCACGGCGGCACGGTTACGGGCAGCGTCTCCGGCAACACCGACTACCTGGTGGTCGGCGGCAACCCCGGTCGAACGAAGCGCGACGACGCCGCCGACAACGACGTCCCGACCCTCGACGAGGACGCCCTCGCCGACCTGCTCGCCGACCGCGGGATCGACTACCCGCCCGAGGAATCAGCGTGA